The following are encoded together in the Bacteroidales bacterium MB20-C3-3 genome:
- a CDS encoding response regulator, protein MIQNKISTLLNNRHIVACEDSIVQAKRLEYLFKKYGMAYKMYHNASDAYSSILESKPALIISDVIMPGISGFEFCTKIKLNEYLKDIPVILLTALQDPDDIIKGLQSGADNFITKPYEEEEILLRVEHLLENRLISNETEDRSQIKLKFRGNEYLISSSKRQIIDLLISVYETATNRNAELSEIKSQLEKSNEELKQANNDLDSFSRSVSHDLKSPLSVIMGFAAAILDNPDSSINGEEREYLEHIRLSANEMSQLIKDLLAFSQSGIVVLQKESADLSQIAREETENLLLRYPGFNPRLEIQNGIVANADQSLMRIVLDNLLGNSFKYCANTPSPAIKFYAEESFGSRVYCIEDNGSGFDSEKADDLFKPFVRYHGKEYSGTGVGLSTVKRIIDRHGGAIWAESKKGEGAKFFFTLS, encoded by the coding sequence ATGATCCAAAATAAGATTTCCACGCTACTTAATAACAGACATATAGTTGCCTGTGAAGATTCTATTGTTCAAGCAAAAAGGCTGGAATATCTGTTCAAGAAATATGGGATGGCATACAAGATGTATCATAATGCATCAGATGCCTACTCCTCAATACTGGAGTCAAAGCCTGCACTTATTATCAGTGATGTTATAATGCCAGGTATAAGCGGATTTGAATTTTGCACTAAAATTAAGCTTAATGAATATTTAAAAGATATACCGGTGATATTGCTTACTGCACTCCAGGATCCTGATGATATTATTAAAGGCCTTCAATCAGGTGCAGACAATTTTATTACAAAGCCATATGAAGAGGAGGAGATACTTCTTAGGGTAGAACATTTACTTGAAAATAGATTAATATCTAATGAAACTGAAGACAGGTCTCAGATTAAACTGAAATTCAGGGGTAATGAATATCTTATCTCCTCTTCCAAAAGGCAAATAATCGATTTGCTGATTTCAGTATATGAAACTGCAACCAATAGAAATGCAGAACTTTCAGAGATTAAGTCGCAACTTGAAAAATCTAACGAAGAGCTTAAACAAGCTAACAATGATCTTGATTCATTCTCAAGATCTGTTTCACATGACCTGAAATCTCCCTTATCTGTTATTATGGGATTTGCAGCTGCAATACTTGACAATCCTGATAGTTCAATTAATGGTGAGGAGAGAGAGTATCTGGAACATATAAGACTATCTGCCAATGAGATGTCACAACTCATTAAAGACTTGCTTGCATTCTCTCAATCCGGGATAGTTGTGTTGCAAAAAGAGAGTGCAGATCTATCTCAAATTGCAAGAGAGGAAACTGAAAATCTTCTGTTAAGATATCCAGGTTTTAATCCAAGGCTGGAGATTCAGAATGGGATAGTTGCAAATGCAGACCAAAGTTTAATGAGAATTGTACTTGATAATTTGCTCGGTAACTCCTTTAAATACTGTGCAAATACTCCTTCACCCGCTATTAAGTTCTATGCTGAAGAGTCATTTGGAAGTAGAGTGTACTGCATTGAAGATAATGGCTCCGGATTTGACTCTGAGAAAGCAGATGATTTATTTAAGCCTTTTGTCCGTTATCACGGTAAAGAATATTCAGGGACTGGAGTTGGTCTCTCTACTGTTAAAAGGATAATCGACAGACATGGAGGAGCAATTTGGGCAGAATCTAAAAAGGGAGAGGGTGCAAAATTCTTTTTTACCTTAAGTTAA
- the cheB gene encoding chemotaxis-specific protein-glutamate methyltransferase CheB, whose translation MKKREGKKIRVLIADDSSVGRRLLASILSDDPSIEVVAMASDGKEAFEMTIKHKPDVVSMDINMPVMDGIEATKRIMSFNPVPVIIVSSIYRDADVMTAIKELEAGAVMVLPKPHGPGHETFEPSANKYLNAVKLMAEVKVVRRNNGYNHNPSHVKTTLKQDVCRFCTDAKVVAIGSSAGGPEALKLFLSELSPSFPLPILLVQHIDSSFTHGFTAWLNSFSSLKAVISEEGEEPYKGNIYMPPPDRHMIIKNGRISIITESEISTLHKPSVDVLFYSVAKYYKEQSIGIILSGMGKDGAEGLNRMKNAGAFTFIQDSTSALIYGMPGEAEKLGAACAILSPVDIAKKLNLIYTK comes from the coding sequence ATGAAAAAGAGAGAGGGAAAAAAGATAAGAGTGCTTATTGCGGATGACTCCTCTGTGGGAAGAAGACTTTTGGCAAGTATTCTTTCAGATGATCCTTCAATAGAGGTTGTAGCAATGGCTTCAGATGGCAAAGAGGCCTTTGAAATGACTATAAAACACAAGCCGGATGTTGTGAGCATGGACATCAATATGCCTGTAATGGATGGTATAGAGGCTACAAAAAGAATAATGAGCTTCAATCCTGTTCCCGTTATTATAGTAAGTTCAATCTACAGAGATGCCGATGTTATGACTGCTATAAAAGAGTTGGAGGCAGGAGCTGTTATGGTGCTGCCAAAACCTCATGGCCCCGGTCACGAAACATTTGAGCCATCAGCCAATAAATACCTCAACGCAGTAAAATTAATGGCAGAAGTTAAGGTAGTAAGAAGGAACAATGGCTACAATCATAACCCCTCTCATGTTAAAACTACATTAAAACAAGATGTATGCAGATTTTGCACTGATGCTAAGGTTGTTGCAATTGGTTCATCAGCCGGTGGTCCTGAAGCATTAAAATTGTTCCTTTCAGAACTATCTCCAAGCTTCCCTCTGCCAATTCTCCTTGTTCAACATATAGACTCCTCTTTCACACACGGTTTTACTGCCTGGCTAAACTCATTTTCAAGTCTGAAAGCAGTAATTTCAGAAGAGGGAGAGGAGCCATATAAAGGTAATATATATATGCCTCCGCCTGATAGGCATATGATTATTAAAAATGGAAGGATTTCAATTATTACAGAGAGCGAAATAAGTACCCTTCATAAACCATCTGTTGATGTTCTGTTTTATAGTGTTGCCAAATATTACAAAGAACAATCAATTGGAATAATTTTATCCGGTATGGGAAAGGATGGTGCGGAAGGGCTCAATAGAATGAAAAACGCAGGAGCTTTTACATTTATTCAAGATAGCACTAGTGCACTTATATATGGGATGCCGGGCGAGGCAGAAAAATTGGGAGCAGCTTGTGCGATACTTTCGCCAGTAGATATAGCAAAAAAATTAAATTTAATATACACGAAATGA
- a CDS encoding response regulator: MAINQDDLLKELLEDFRQEADEHISSIDEGLIELEKSIHAPDYSVLERVYRDTHSLKGAARAVNLSETEKVCMAMEGVMSIIKNGDGVLYDSLFDVMHKSVDALRFMLSNLKSTGNERKLPNLVQIIKNLEFVQKDSISRKSNDSLNKKEEKHPVIPEPALDREIVKVSENETETIRVSLNKLNRILSQSEDLIAIKTTLAFYKNELEEAKTVHFNERLEVLYGDLTRFIKVANRMIDDLIIDVRSTLLMPFSTILNIVPRIVRDLSREKGKEITVEISGDHFEIDKRILEELKDPLVHLIRNCADHGIESTNERISAGKSSSGKIRIIVSKGADAKLNIVISDDGGGIKLDKVVKSAIKNGIIDSDRVKLMSDEEKMNLIFASGVSSSEMITEISGRGLGMAIVAEKICNLGGSVTISSQERVGTSFNIKIPQTIATFRGLLIRCGSGKFLIPSIFIDKVIGVLDSDVITSGGRSTIIINREHIGLMDLGRSLGLNNESIVESSMKPSLILNSNNKKMAFVVDEILEEVEGIVKPLGKQLKNIHKITGVTMVGNGILIPVVNVSELIESTLGGESGRIREASSVVGPVNKIQKILIVEDSITVRSMLKSIVENSGYETDVAIDGADAFEKLQRDTFDAVVTDIEMPNMNGFELTRKIRDDENLADLPVILVTTLESPKDMQKGLEAGANAYIVKGSFEKSNLTDTIRRLI; this comes from the coding sequence ATGGCAATAAATCAGGACGATCTTCTTAAAGAGCTACTTGAGGATTTCAGACAGGAGGCAGATGAGCACATCTCTTCTATAGATGAGGGCTTGATTGAACTCGAAAAGAGTATTCATGCGCCAGATTATTCTGTTCTTGAGCGAGTATACAGAGACACTCACTCTCTTAAGGGTGCAGCAAGAGCTGTAAATCTTTCTGAAACAGAAAAGGTATGCATGGCCATGGAGGGTGTAATGAGTATTATTAAAAATGGGGATGGGGTGCTTTACGACTCATTATTTGATGTTATGCATAAATCTGTCGACGCCTTAAGGTTTATGCTTTCAAACCTCAAATCTACCGGTAATGAACGGAAGTTGCCAAATCTAGTCCAAATAATTAAGAATCTCGAATTTGTTCAAAAAGACTCAATTTCCAGAAAGTCCAATGATTCTCTTAATAAAAAAGAAGAGAAACATCCGGTTATACCTGAGCCTGCTCTTGATCGTGAAATTGTCAAAGTTTCCGAAAATGAAACTGAGACAATCAGAGTATCTTTAAATAAGCTTAACCGAATATTATCTCAATCAGAGGATCTGATAGCAATAAAAACAACACTGGCCTTTTATAAAAATGAGTTGGAGGAGGCTAAAACAGTTCATTTCAATGAGAGACTGGAGGTTCTTTATGGGGATCTCACCCGGTTTATAAAGGTTGCAAACAGAATGATAGATGATCTGATTATTGATGTCAGATCAACTTTATTAATGCCTTTTTCTACAATACTTAATATTGTTCCCAGAATTGTACGCGACCTCTCCCGGGAAAAAGGCAAAGAGATCACTGTTGAAATATCCGGGGATCACTTTGAAATTGACAAAAGAATACTTGAGGAGCTTAAAGACCCTTTGGTACATCTTATAAGAAACTGTGCAGATCATGGAATTGAGAGCACAAATGAGAGGATTTCCGCAGGTAAGAGCTCATCAGGTAAGATAAGAATTATTGTAAGTAAAGGAGCTGATGCTAAATTGAATATTGTTATTTCTGATGACGGAGGGGGGATAAAACTTGACAAAGTTGTTAAGTCTGCAATAAAAAATGGCATAATTGACTCTGACAGGGTTAAGCTAATGAGCGATGAAGAGAAGATGAACCTTATTTTCGCGTCAGGAGTTTCATCAAGTGAAATGATTACAGAAATATCAGGAAGGGGTTTAGGAATGGCAATTGTTGCTGAAAAAATATGTAATCTAGGCGGCTCTGTAACCATTTCATCTCAAGAGAGAGTTGGCACCTCTTTTAATATTAAAATACCTCAAACCATTGCTACCTTCAGAGGCTTACTTATCCGTTGCGGGTCAGGTAAGTTTTTAATTCCTTCTATTTTTATTGATAAAGTTATCGGGGTACTTGACTCCGATGTAATAACTTCAGGAGGCAGGTCAACAATAATAATTAACAGAGAGCATATTGGGTTAATGGATTTGGGGAGATCTCTGGGGTTGAACAATGAGAGCATTGTTGAGTCATCAATGAAACCATCTCTTATCCTAAACTCAAACAATAAGAAAATGGCCTTTGTTGTTGACGAGATTCTTGAAGAGGTTGAAGGGATTGTTAAACCTCTTGGCAAACAATTGAAAAACATTCATAAAATTACCGGTGTAACAATGGTTGGCAATGGTATTTTAATACCAGTAGTCAATGTTTCTGAACTAATTGAAAGCACCTTAGGTGGTGAATCCGGACGGATCAGAGAAGCCTCTTCCGTTGTTGGTCCAGTTAATAAGATTCAAAAAATTCTTATTGTTGAGGACTCTATCACTGTAAGAAGTATGTTAAAAAGCATTGTAGAAAATTCAGGATACGAAACTGATGTAGCAATTGATGGAGCAGACGCATTTGAAAAGCTTCAGAGAGATACATTTGATGCTGTTGTTACAGATATTGAAATGCCTAATATGAATGGTTTTGAATTAACCAGAAAAATCAGAGATGATGAAAACCTGGCAGATCTGCCGGTAATCCTTGTTACTACTCTTGAGTCTCCTAAGGACATGCAGAAGGGGTTGGAGGCAGGAGCTAATGCATATATTGTAAAGGGAAGTTTTGAGAAAAGTAACTTGACCGACACAATCCGACGACTAATCTGA
- a CDS encoding methyl-accepting chemotaxis protein, translated as MENIFKLKTRGKMIIGFTVIVVSTVLFSVISYTNHKRMTNVIVENSLLDTIAYELTGLRADENRLRALSLDALFNPEKISTTDIIDQIEQKQVDIIQKTKGLDSLLTPYTAEKEMMKDLTEDVHKYVSNRNIMVDLLSNGKNLEAKQLVDKEQNVLYEMIRSKSIAIETNLLEKKAMIETLTKKAERIVVWQLQVLGSILVLLVIAMAIWTLRIVRKISYEIKAGIEILGNASSDILSAVTEISAGAAETATAVTETTTTIEEVRQTAMVSNQKAQSLMESSQKASDSADKGRGSVKKLTEAIQHIDNQMNLISQTVVKLSDQNRTIAEITSTVADIADQSNLLAVNAAIEAAKAGEHGRGFTIVAQEIRSLADQSKKATQQVKEILNEINKSVNSTVGVTDQGARSVEEGIRRVKESGEVIDILADNVEDAVEAAIQISSSTRQQMAGMDQIVPAMENIKRASEQNVTGISHTQDTAQKIHLLGRNLKTIILKYNL; from the coding sequence ATGGAAAACATTTTTAAATTAAAAACAAGAGGCAAGATGATCATTGGCTTTACAGTTATAGTTGTATCTACTGTACTATTTTCTGTAATTTCATACACAAATCATAAAAGAATGACCAATGTAATAGTTGAGAATTCTCTTCTTGATACCATTGCATATGAACTAACCGGCCTGAGAGCTGATGAAAACAGACTCAGAGCACTTAGTCTGGATGCTCTTTTTAACCCTGAAAAAATTTCAACAACTGATATAATTGACCAAATTGAACAAAAGCAGGTTGATATTATTCAAAAGACTAAAGGGCTTGATAGTCTTTTAACTCCTTACACTGCAGAGAAAGAGATGATGAAAGATCTTACAGAAGATGTACATAAATATGTCTCAAACCGGAATATTATGGTAGATCTTTTGTCTAACGGAAAAAATCTTGAAGCAAAACAACTGGTAGATAAGGAGCAGAATGTTCTTTATGAAATGATAAGGAGTAAATCTATTGCAATTGAGACCAATCTGCTGGAAAAGAAAGCTATGATTGAGACTCTGACAAAAAAAGCAGAGAGGATAGTTGTATGGCAACTTCAGGTGCTTGGATCTATTCTTGTTCTTTTGGTAATAGCCATGGCAATATGGACTCTCAGAATTGTAAGGAAAATATCATACGAAATTAAAGCAGGGATTGAGATTCTCGGAAATGCATCATCTGACATTTTAAGTGCTGTTACAGAAATTTCGGCAGGAGCTGCTGAAACAGCTACTGCAGTAACAGAAACAACTACAACTATAGAGGAGGTCAGACAGACTGCTATGGTTTCAAATCAGAAAGCTCAGTCTCTAATGGAAAGTTCTCAAAAGGCATCCGATTCTGCCGACAAGGGAAGAGGATCTGTTAAGAAGCTTACTGAAGCTATTCAGCATATTGACAATCAAATGAATCTTATCTCTCAGACTGTTGTAAAGCTCTCTGATCAAAACAGAACTATTGCTGAGATTACTTCTACTGTTGCCGATATTGCAGATCAATCTAATCTTTTAGCTGTAAACGCTGCTATTGAAGCGGCCAAAGCAGGAGAACACGGAAGAGGTTTTACAATTGTTGCGCAGGAGATACGATCACTTGCAGATCAGTCAAAAAAAGCAACTCAGCAAGTTAAAGAGATACTAAATGAAATAAACAAATCTGTAAATTCTACCGTTGGTGTAACTGATCAGGGTGCGAGAAGCGTTGAAGAGGGTATTAGAAGAGTTAAAGAGAGCGGGGAGGTTATTGACATACTGGCTGATAATGTTGAAGATGCAGTTGAGGCGGCAATACAGATCTCTTCATCAACAAGACAGCAAATGGCTGGTATGGATCAGATTGTTCCTGCTATGGAAAATATTAAGCGTGCAAGTGAGCAAAATGTAACAGGTATCAGTCATACACAAGATACTGCTCAAAAGATTCACCTGCTTGGCAGAAATCTTAAGACAATTATTTTAAAGTATAATTTATAG
- a CDS encoding chemotaxis protein CheW gives MKESRNILRERAVKNALVHSDQTAQRETKYLLFRVVKQLYAIEQKWVKEVVKASSFTDIPGVPHFVKGVVNVRGNIYSTVNISSFLAQKDYGLSELNKLILISNGDIEYALIADEVMGFTESLISLKSQIPDNYSELYKEFVEGICPNGALILNGVALTESKLIIIE, from the coding sequence ATGAAAGAGTCACGAAATATATTGAGAGAAAGAGCTGTTAAGAATGCTCTAGTACATTCTGATCAAACAGCTCAACGCGAGACTAAATACTTGTTATTCAGAGTAGTAAAGCAATTATATGCAATTGAACAGAAATGGGTTAAAGAGGTTGTTAAAGCATCATCTTTCACTGATATACCCGGAGTACCCCATTTTGTCAAGGGGGTAGTAAATGTAAGAGGTAACATATATTCTACTGTTAACATTAGTAGCTTTTTGGCACAAAAGGACTATGGTTTATCTGAATTGAACAAGCTAATTCTTATTTCTAACGGAGATATAGAATATGCCTTAATTGCTGATGAAGTTATGGGATTTACTGAGAGTTTAATCTCACTAAAATCTCAGATACCTGATAACTACAGTGAACTATACAAAGAGTTTGTTGAAGGTATATGTCCAAACGGGGCTTTGATTCTTAATGGTGTAGCATTAACAGAAAGTAAATTGATAATTATTGAATAA
- a CDS encoding CheR family methyltransferase: MLNNKITSITGIIEETLGLSLKEKKFEEYSKNLREAAITLGFEDIESFSEKVSASGNKLSSEEKRVLAAYLTVSETYFFREKPAMSMFISTILPQLIKNKREDKIRIWSAGCSSGEEPYTIAIIINEHFPQLRKNDFEIIATDINPNVITKARNGLYTPWSFREIPDLYTKKYFTKEGENFRISDKIKECVKFDILNLVSDMYPGESDGYQNLDIIFCRNVLMYLNHNHIKNISKRFHKILKDDGWFISSQVELNDELFAQFSKVYSDDGIFYRKGDLIKKNQNERISKRIQESVSNKIPLDKNKKRQLRDVKEELTYSRPVSHELELLFNESKYIECIKIALTEIDKGNDDLTILNILAKSYANSGQYKLATDVLDKIISQNPASDDTYYLYGTILAENNEINKAKTMFKKGLYINPDNLLSHFMLGNILKDEGNTKAAMIHYRNAMDITGRIKEEEVERLFHGMNIKRLREFISKFIDNSL, translated from the coding sequence ATGTTAAATAATAAAATCACCAGCATTACAGGGATTATTGAGGAGACTCTGGGACTCTCTCTTAAAGAAAAAAAATTCGAAGAGTACTCTAAAAATCTGAGAGAAGCAGCTATTACTCTTGGATTTGAAGATATTGAATCTTTTTCTGAAAAGGTATCTGCATCTGGCAATAAACTATCTTCAGAAGAGAAGAGGGTATTGGCTGCTTACCTGACTGTAAGCGAAACATATTTCTTTAGGGAGAAACCTGCCATGTCTATGTTTATTAGCACAATCCTTCCTCAATTAATAAAAAATAAAAGAGAAGATAAGATTAGGATTTGGAGTGCTGGTTGCAGTTCGGGAGAAGAGCCATACACTATAGCTATTATTATTAATGAGCACTTTCCTCAACTAAGAAAAAATGACTTTGAAATTATTGCAACAGATATAAACCCTAATGTTATAACCAAAGCTCGCAACGGGCTATATACTCCATGGTCTTTTAGAGAGATCCCGGACTTATATACAAAAAAATATTTTACAAAAGAGGGTGAAAATTTCAGAATCTCCGACAAGATAAAAGAGTGTGTGAAATTTGATATTCTGAATCTAGTTTCTGACATGTATCCCGGAGAATCAGATGGATACCAGAATCTTGACATAATATTTTGCAGAAATGTACTTATGTACTTAAACCATAATCATATTAAAAATATTTCTAAGAGATTCCATAAAATTCTTAAAGATGATGGTTGGTTTATTTCAAGTCAAGTAGAGTTAAATGATGAACTTTTTGCTCAATTTTCAAAAGTATACAGTGATGATGGAATATTTTACCGAAAAGGTGATCTGATTAAGAAAAATCAGAATGAAAGAATTAGTAAAAGAATCCAGGAGAGCGTAAGTAATAAAATCCCATTAGATAAAAATAAAAAGAGACAATTAAGAGATGTTAAAGAAGAGTTAACTTACTCAAGACCTGTTTCTCATGAACTTGAACTCTTGTTTAATGAGAGCAAGTATATTGAGTGTATAAAGATAGCTCTCACTGAGATTGATAAGGGTAATGACGATCTCACCATACTAAATATTCTTGCAAAAAGCTATGCAAATTCTGGCCAATATAAATTGGCTACAGATGTGCTTGACAAGATTATATCTCAAAATCCTGCATCTGATGACACATACTATTTGTATGGGACAATTCTGGCAGAAAACAATGAGATTAACAAAGCGAAAACAATGTTTAAGAAAGGTCTTTATATAAATCCTGATAATTTACTCTCTCATTTTATGCTTGGTAATATTCTGAAAGATGAGGGGAATACAAAAGCAGCAATGATACATTACAGAAACGCAATGGATATAACAGGCAGAATCAAAGAGGAGGAGGTTGAAAGATTATTCCACGGAATGAATATTAAGAGACTTCGTGAGTTTATAAGTAAATTTATTGATAATAGCCTATGA
- a CDS encoding chemotaxis protein CheW — MMNKENITVLVIGLDNLKFAFPVKMVDSIIMAQEVTPGDNTKSFICGIINLRGEIIPVISLRRRFSLPDRDILSENFFTILAFKHLKIAIIADMIFGVESVEKGSIRTYKEIVPGMSELEFYSDSEGIYYIYNTENLLSQAEEEEVRKMIVEDVK, encoded by the coding sequence ATGATGAACAAAGAGAATATTACCGTTCTTGTTATCGGGCTTGATAATTTAAAATTTGCCTTTCCTGTTAAGATGGTAGATAGTATAATTATGGCACAAGAGGTTACCCCTGGTGATAATACTAAAAGCTTTATCTGTGGCATTATAAATCTCCGTGGTGAAATTATTCCTGTTATTTCTCTCAGGAGACGATTCTCACTACCTGACAGAGATATCCTTTCAGAGAATTTCTTTACGATACTGGCCTTTAAACATCTTAAAATTGCGATAATTGCTGATATGATTTTTGGTGTAGAGAGCGTTGAAAAGGGGTCAATTCGTACTTATAAGGAGATTGTGCCGGGGATGAGTGAGCTTGAATTCTATTCTGACAGTGAGGGCATCTATTATATTTACAACACAGAAAATCTTCTTTCTCAAGCTGAAGAAGAGGAGGTTAGAAAGATGATTGTTGAAGATGTTAAATAA
- a CDS encoding iron-containing alcohol dehydrogenase, which yields MNNFIFQNPTKIIFGKGTISSIKDEINKEKKILVTFGGGSVKSNGVYNQVVNALDQHNFVEFWGIEANPDISTLRRAIEFGKIEKCDYVLAVGGGSVIDGSKLIAAGIVYEGDAWDIVLKRDWTNQPALPLSSVLTLPATGSEMNSGAVISNREKREKFAFYSKHPVFSVLDPETTFTLPKHQIACGLADTFIHVMEQYLTTPDQSPLMDRWAEGILQTILETAPVALNDQTNYNAMSSFMLSATMALNGFVSMGVTQDWATHMIGHELTALLGLTHGHTLTIVLPGTMWVLRDEKGDKILQYGKRVFDIEGENKEETIKLIINKTEEFFKSLGLKIKLSENGGDVATIEEIVRRFNERGVKYGENRSVTSETTKKILEWVL from the coding sequence ATGAATAATTTTATATTTCAAAATCCAACAAAAATAATTTTTGGAAAAGGAACCATCTCTTCCATAAAAGATGAAATTAACAAAGAGAAGAAAATACTTGTCACATTTGGAGGAGGCAGTGTAAAATCAAACGGGGTGTACAATCAAGTTGTGAATGCCTTAGATCAGCATAATTTCGTTGAATTTTGGGGAATTGAAGCAAATCCTGATATTTCTACATTAAGAAGAGCAATTGAATTTGGCAAAATTGAAAAGTGCGACTATGTTTTAGCTGTTGGAGGCGGATCTGTTATTGATGGTTCAAAATTAATTGCTGCAGGGATTGTTTATGAAGGTGATGCATGGGATATTGTGCTAAAAAGAGACTGGACAAATCAGCCCGCTCTTCCGCTTTCCTCTGTTCTTACTCTACCTGCAACCGGCTCAGAGATGAATAGTGGTGCAGTCATATCAAACAGGGAAAAAAGGGAAAAATTTGCATTCTATTCAAAGCATCCGGTCTTTTCTGTTCTTGATCCTGAAACAACCTTTACTTTACCCAAACATCAGATTGCATGCGGACTTGCTGATACCTTTATACATGTAATGGAGCAATATCTGACTACTCCTGATCAATCTCCTTTGATGGATCGCTGGGCAGAGGGAATTCTTCAGACTATTCTTGAAACAGCTCCTGTTGCACTTAATGATCAGACAAACTACAATGCTATGTCATCATTCATGTTGTCAGCTACTATGGCACTGAACGGGTTTGTCTCCATGGGTGTTACTCAAGATTGGGCTACTCACATGATTGGGCACGAACTAACAGCCCTTCTTGGCCTTACACATGGTCATACACTTACAATAGTATTACCTGGAACAATGTGGGTATTAAGGGATGAAAAAGGTGACAAAATTCTTCAGTATGGAAAAAGAGTTTTTGATATTGAAGGCGAGAACAAAGAAGAGACTATTAAACTAATTATAAATAAGACAGAAGAGTTTTTTAAATCACTCGGCCTCAAAATTAAACTATCAGAGAATGGAGGAGATGTTGCAACAATAGAAGAAATTGTAAGAAGATTCAATGAAAGGGGCGTAAAATACGGAGAAAACAGAAGTGTAACATCTGAAACCACAAAAAAAATTCTTGAATGGGTGTTATAA
- the mscL gene encoding large-conductance mechanosensitive channel protein MscL, which yields MKMLNEFKQFAMRGNVVDMAVGIIIGGAFGKIVSSIVSDVIMPPIGLLVGGVNFTDLKITIKEQIVNAAGEIIPAVTINYGNFIQVTFDFVIIAFAIFMMIKFMNNLSKKKEAEPAAPATPPPPPEDIQLLKEIRDLLKKQ from the coding sequence ATGAAAATGCTTAATGAATTCAAACAGTTCGCAATGCGCGGCAATGTAGTTGACATGGCAGTAGGTATAATTATTGGCGGAGCCTTTGGGAAAATAGTATCTTCAATTGTTTCTGATGTAATAATGCCACCAATAGGACTTCTTGTTGGCGGAGTAAACTTTACTGATCTGAAGATTACAATAAAGGAGCAAATAGTAAATGCTGCAGGTGAGATTATTCCTGCGGTAACAATTAATTACGGAAACTTTATTCAGGTTACTTTTGATTTTGTTATTATTGCTTTTGCTATTTTTATGATGATAAAATTTATGAACAATCTTAGCAAGAAAAAAGAGGCTGAACCTGCAGCTCCTGCCACCCCTCCTCCTCCGCCGGAAGATATACAGTTACTTAAAGAGATTAGAGATCTCCTAAAAAAACAATAA